From the genome of Nasonia vitripennis strain AsymCx chromosome 1, Nvit_psr_1.1, whole genome shotgun sequence, one region includes:
- the LOC103315466 gene encoding uncharacterized protein LOC103315466 isoform X2 produces MIMLLSRLGLVTSKLCKINRTSLLLLQRYMSKKSVDLEKPIEYSSSSAAQWKAEYTRSPPSEMRRK; encoded by the exons ATGATCATGTTGCTGTCTAGGTTAGGGTTGGTAACATCGAAATTATGCAAAATAAACAG GACAAGTCTTTTGTTATTGCAAAGGTATATGAGCAAAAAGTCAGTAGATCTTGAAAAACCAATTGAATACTCATCTTCAAGTGCTGCACAATGGAAAGCAGAATACACTAGGTCACCACCATCTGAAATG AGAAGAAAATGA
- the LOC103315466 gene encoding uncharacterized protein LOC103315466 isoform X1 has product MIMLLSRLGLVTSKLCKINRTSLLLLQRYMSKKSVDLEKPIEYSSSSAAQWKAEYTRSPPSEMVWYTPYVVSGSVAIFMLYFCVLREENDLDEMIYQPLPETLQGIEKAFPNVDFYTKPDYVKYHEDREKERKAKLLR; this is encoded by the exons ATGATCATGTTGCTGTCTAGGTTAGGGTTGGTAACATCGAAATTATGCAAAATAAACAG GACAAGTCTTTTGTTATTGCAAAGGTATATGAGCAAAAAGTCAGTAGATCTTGAAAAACCAATTGAATACTCATCTTCAAGTGCTGCACAATGGAAAGCAGAATACACTAGGTCACCACCATCTGAAATGGTGTGGTACACCCCTTACGTAGTTAGTGGAAGTGTTGCAATATTTATGTTATATTTTTGTGTTTTAAGAGAAGAAAATGATCTTGATGAAATGATTTATCAACCACTGCCAGAAACTCTACAAGGCATTGAAAAAGCCTTCCCAAATGttgatttttatacaaaaccTGATTATGTGAAATACCATGAAGATAGggaaaaggagagaaaggCAAAACTACTTAGATGA
- the LOC100680336 gene encoding uncharacterized protein C7orf50 homolog, whose amino-acid sequence MIIRSLEHLSYIKVMTAEIQESTKKMKKDRSKKRKLVNVEEKHVEDEDLVVKGKKKTKQENKNGTSEEEAHPRDNVDQASEEKIVEEEETEEGPESKKKGPSKRQIKKQKAELRASIAKESSKQETAQKALNYVSMWKHAKDQWKFNKVKQIWLIDNLLDEKYVPDEHYSTVLEYFEGSKGLARQKLIDKAMKVIKKVEDSVEDDEELVETTEYKRARQLLQALPNET is encoded by the exons ATGATCATTCGGAGTTTGGAGCACCTCTCGTATATAA AGGTTATGACTGCCGAAATCCAGGAAAGCAcaaaaaagatgaaaaaag atCGCTccaaaaaacgaaaattggTAAATGTAGAAGAAAAACATGTCGAAGATGAAGATTTAGTCGTTAAGGGCAAAAAGAAGACTAAGCAGGAGAATAAGAATGGAACTTCTGAGGAAGAAGCACATCC CAGAGATAATGTTGACCAAGCATCTGAAGAAAAGATTGTAGAGGAAGAGGAAACAGAAGAAGGACCAGAATCTAAAAAGAAAGGGCCATCAAAAAGACAAATAAAGAAGCAAAAGGCTGAACTACGAGCTTCAATAGCAAAAGAATCTAGTAAACAAGAAACTGCTCAGAAGGCATTAAATTATGTTTCCAtg TGGAAGCATGCTAAGGATCAGTGGAAATTCAATAAGGTCAAACAAATCTGGTTGATTGATAACTTACTGGATGAGAAGTATGTACCAGATGAACATTATTCTACAGTACTAGAATATTTTGAAGGCAGTAAGGGGCTCGCAAGACAAAAACTAATAGATAAGGCAATgaaagttataaaaaaggtAGAAGACAGTGTAGAGGATGATGAAGAACTTGTTGAGACAACAGAGTACAAAAGAGCAAGACAACTGTTGCAAGCTTTGCCAAATGAAACATGA
- the LOC103315465 gene encoding phosphatidylinositol N-acetylglucosaminyltransferase subunit Q, with the protein MKSLLVFIPERFCTEKPGCMYGNILYEPNEDISKFYILGLTESVQSITRASNDLVPLGYFYGAEKKIEYWEKKLPNWIELYLSPHSSSNYEYCMRNVMLKNQKLALLDCHTVVILYEEHCLLRAELYSEKTPMDHFSELRTILAKESTRKSQDKLKNVCVAHMRETIFNVLILTFLYPTMWLCKITNALNPILKYSSLGLHLTAWFQNAKWTLSTLSQSKRFTLKTTNYILAMAVDMVLGLLLLKLLLHFLGDSSPSDVLLFHAEKVVESLKGLVNWLMGSPAGLKLNRSFNNVLGKFFLYHIHLWWAFLVVSKPLMELAFGVLLFFGRLGVTFQISIVADLLALISFHTYCIYIYAARLFNIQIRGLTALFRLFLGKKKNPLRKRVDSCRYQPDQLFVGTLLFTILLFLMPTTWLYYIVFTVLRIIMIGLGGFLTRLKFYLQIMPIYAYFRWLFRTVDATGSIGIKLLNREVKGPIMLRTKAIIAPWSETWRKSIPDTINIHPPIEWSKIASSIFWGQLLYPF; encoded by the exons ATGAAGTCACTTTTAGTCTTTATACCAGAGAGATTTTGCACAGAAAAGCCAGGTTGTATGTATGGTAATATTTTGTACGAACCAAATGAGGATATCAGCAAGTTTTACATCCTTGGTTTAACTGAATCAGTTCAGAGCATTACCAGAGCAAGCAATGATCTGGTGCCTCTTGGGTATTTTTATGGggctgagaaaaaaattgagtaTTGGGAAAAGAAACTTCCAAACTGGATAGAACTGTACCTTTCTCCCCATTCAAGCTCAAATTATGAGTACTGCATGCGAAATGTCATGCTTAAGAATCAAAAGCTTGCCTTGCTGGACTGTCATACGGTAGTGATTTTGTACGAAGAGCACTGTCTACTTAGAGCAGAGTTATACAGTGAAAAAACTCCTATGGATCATTTCTCCGAATTAAGAACTATACTAGCTAAGGAATCTACAAGGAAAAGTCAAGATAAGCTGAAAAATGTCTGTGTTGCTCATATGAGAGAaacaattttcaatgtgcTGATACTGACCTTTCTCTATCCTACAATGTGGCTGTGCAAAATTACAAATGCCTTAAatccaattttaaaatactctTCGCTGGGTTTGCATCTGACAGCATGGTTTCAGAATGCAAAATGGACCTTATCAACACTTTCACAGAGCAAGCGATTTACACTGAAGACGACCAATTATATCTTAGCTATGGCTGTAGACATGGTACTAGGGTTATTGCTATTAAAACTGCTACTACATTTTCTTGGGGATTCTTCTCCATCTGACGTACTACTCTTTCATGCAGAG AAAGTGGTTGAATCATTAAAAGGACTTGTTAATTGGCTAATGGGATCACCCGCTGGACTAAAGTTAAATCGGTCTTTCAACAATGTGCTTGGCAAGTTTTTCCTTTATCACATTCATCTTTGGTGGGCATTCCTTGTAGTTTCAAAACCTTTGATGGAGCTGGCTTTTGGAGTTCTCTTGTTTTTTGGCAGACTAGGTGTTACCTTTCAAATTTCCATTGTAGCTGATCTTCTGGCACTTATCAGCTTTCATACTTACTGCATTTATATCTACGCTGCAAG GCTTTTCAATATACAAATCAGAGGATTAACTGCACTTTTTCGACTGTTCCttggaaagaaaaagaatcCTTTGAGGAAGAGAGTTGATTCCTGCAGATACCAGCCAGATCAGCTATTTGTTGGCACTTTACTTTTTACTATACTTTTGTTTCTCATGCCAACAACATGGCTCTACTACATTGTTTTTACTGTG CTAAGGATCATAATGATAGGATTAGGTGGTTTCTTAAcaagattaaaattttacttgcAAATAATGCCTATCTATGCTTACTTCAGATGGCTATTTCGTACAGTTGATGCAACtg GTTCTATTGgaatcaaattattaaatagaGAAGTCAAAGGTCCAATCATGTTAAGGACAAAAGCCATTATTGCACCATGGAGTGAAACTTGGAGAAAATCAATTCCTGATACCATAAATATCCACCCACCCATTGAATGGAGTAAAATTGCCAGTAGTATATTCTGGGGACAATTACTTTATCCATTTTAA
- the LOC100115610 gene encoding thioredoxin, mitochondrial-like, protein MLRTGFRVVYRAVGTRGYTSAAPEKTVASSSFKVQDSKDFTDRVKNAKVPVIVDFFATWCNPCRLLTPRIEQVVAEKQGKILLAKVDIDENTDLALDYEVGSVPVLMVMKDGKVLEKIIGLQDTDKLRKFVSKHADS, encoded by the exons ATGCTTCGTACTGGATTCAGAGTAGTGTACAGGGCTGTTGGCACTAGGGGATATACGAGTGCCGCGCCAGAAAAAACTGTAGCTTCTTCAAGTTTCAAAGTACAGGACAGCAAGGATTTCACAGACAgagttaaaaatgcaaaagTCCCAGTGATTGTTGACTTTTTTGCAAC ATGGTGCAATCCATGCCGATTGTTAACACCAAGAATAGAGCAAGTTGTTGCTGAAAAACAGGGTAAAATACTACTAGCCAAAGTTGATATCGATGAAAACACAGACCTCGCTTTGGATTATGAG GTTGGCTCTGTACCTGTACTTATGGTTATGAAAGATGGTAAAGTCTTGGAAAAAATTATTGGATTACAAGATACTGACAAACTTAGAAAATTTGTTAGCAAGCATGCTGATTCATAG